DNA from Serinibacter salmoneus:
CACGGGCACCGAACTGTCGGATAGTGAGGTCGCGTGGATCGACCACTGGGAATCGTGGGTGCAGGCAGTCCGTGTCCTGTACGCGGCAGAGGCCGACCGTGACGGAGCACCCGCGAAGCGCCTGCCCGGCTTCCCGATCTGGGCGCACGTATGGACAACCAGCGACCGCAAGCGGCGCGCGCTCATGGCCCCCGGCGGCGTCCGGGTACCCGCCTGGAAGGCGAACTTCCTCACCAAGAACTGGGACCTCTACGACGGGCTACGTGCCCGGGGCCTGGGCGACTGGCTCGATCAGTGGCTACGGGTCACCCGCACGTTCCCGGAGTCACGCCAGAAGCTCGAGTGGCAGGCGCAGGACACCGAGCACCTGTGGGACTGTGCGATGAGTCTGCGTCCCTCAGGTATCCGCGCCAAGCGCATGACCCACCTGCCTGCGCTGGTCGCGATCACCCAGACCCCCATCCTGGGTCCGAAGCGACGCCGCCTGGCACCCCGGGAAGCAGCACGCATGCAGGGCCTGCCCGACAACTACGACTTCGGCGGCCAGCGCAACGCCGCGACGTTCAAGCAGTTGGGCAACGGCGTCAACGCGGGCGTGGTGTGGAACGTGTTGCGCGCCCACGTTGCCCGCGACCGCGACCTGCTGATGGCCAACGGCGCCGCCAAGATCGTGGAGGCCGTGGACGCCGGCCCTGACGACCTGACTCACCAGATCGCGCAGGTCCTCACCAACCGGAAGACCCATGCCGACGCTGATGCGAAGGTTGGGGCGTGACCTAGGTGTACTGACCCGTGGGGTTGTTGACGCGGTCGATGGGGCGTTGACCGCGGATGCCGAGGTGGGGTCGTTCTAGGTTGTAGTGCTCGAGCCAGGTTGGCAAGGCTGCTGCTCGGTCGGTGTTGCTGGTCCAGACCTGGGTGTAGGCCCACTCGGTGACCAGGGTGCGGTTGAGACGTTCGACTTTGCCGTTGGTCCAGGGGCAGTGGGGGCGGATGAACTTCTGCTTCGCTCCCAGCATGGCGACCGCGCTGATGAAGGCTGTGCCGCGGCGGTAGGCCAGGGCGTTGTCGGTGATGACTCGTTCGATCCGTGTGATGCCGTGGGTGGCGAAGTAGGCCGCGGCGTTGGTCAGGAACTGGGCGCAGGTGGCGGTGTTCTCGTCGGGGTGGATCTCGGCGTAGGCGAGCCGGGTGTGGTCATCGATCGCGGCGTGGACGTAGTCGTAGCCGTTCCCGCGTCCGCGAACCTGTTCGCGGCGGCCGTGGGCACGCCAGCCACCGCCGCTGGGGATGCGCCCGAGCTTCTTCACGTCCACGTGGATCAACGAGCCGGGGTAGGCGTGCTCGTAGCGCTGAGCGCTGCGGCGCCGGGCCCTGATGACCTGGCCCGTGAGCGGGTCGCACTCGGACAGACGTGGGGTGTGGTGACGAGCCAGGACCCGGCCAACGGTCGAGGCGGGCAGGCCGAGGCGGCGTGCGATCCAGACCGGGCCACGGCGGCTCAGGAGGCGCTCGATCCGGATCCGGGTCTCGATGCAGGCCGGGGTTCGTCCCGGGTGGCTGTGGGCCACGCTCGAGCGGTCCTGAAGACCGGGTAGTCCTTCGGTCTGGAATCGTCGCCACCAGCGCCAGGCCGTGGTGCGGGAGACACCCATCTCGGCCGCGACATGAGCCACTGCTCGACCGGATCCGATCCGTTGCACCATCGTGAGCCTGCCGGCAGGGGTCAGCCGGGCGTTAGCGTGAGACACGAGAGACCTCCGTTGATCGATCTGGGCACTTTCAGCAGTCCCAACTCGACACGGAGGTCTCTCGCTACGTCAACAACCCTCCTGGTCAGTACACCTAGGAGCCGGTCACCTTCGACAGCAGCGCGCTGAACTGGTCCTCGCTGATCTGACCGCTGTCCCTCAAAGCGATCAGAGCGTTGACGTCTCCCACCACCCCGGTCTGCTGGGGCTTCGCGGCCTGGAACATGCCCGCCAGACGGGGGAACCTCTCCGGGGTTGCGATGGTCTCCGTGTAGGCCAAGAACGGATTCTCGCGGCCTCGGCCCTCGTTCACTGGGGCCTCTAGGGCGGCAACACACTCAGGGTGATCAGTCGCATGCCGGGCCACCACCCCGAACGGCAGGACGACCGCATCAGATTTCGCCCGGGCCATTGATGCAGCCGCGACATGGGTGTCGGGGTCGATGAACACCAAGCCGGGCAGGTGGGGGGAGACGAAGACGGTGGGTTCGGTGAAGCCTCGCCCGCTCCCGCCGAGGCCGTTCGTGAGGCGGTACTCGCCCTTGGACTTCGCGGTCTGCGCCTTCACGCTCCACATCCCACGGGCGGCGTTCTGCAAGTCGACCAGGTCGAAACCGTTGACGCCGTGCCCGCCGGGGATGGTGAGGACACCGAGTGACCATGCGGCGGCTGCGATGAGCCACTCCACTGCGGCACCCACCACGAACCTGTTGCCCCTATCGGCGGGGTCGACCCTGTCGACGTTGACTCGCATCGCGGCTTCAAGTTCGCGGCGTAGGCCCGTGTCGGCGGCGAGTCCGTCGCGCACCTGGTCGAACTGGGTGGAGCCGGAGGTCGTGGTGGCGGGGGGCACATCCCGACCCTAGCGGTAGGGGCTGTTTCCGCCCATGGAGAATCGCCATAACTGCAGGTACCTACTGGATGGGTCTCCAGGTAACCGTGCGGCAATCGCACGTCAGCGGCTCCCCGAACTCGGCCTGCCAGTCGTGCGCGTCGTCGGGTGTGACGGGTGTCGTGTCGCCCTGTAGGACGGGGCGGCGGGTGGCCATGGGTGCCTCCGATGGGGAAACACGCGCGCCGCAGCACTCCGAGCCGCCCACGACGCCGGCACCACCTAGGGAGCCATCGCCGGAGCACTCGGCATCACCGACGCCCGCGTCATCGCCATGAGCCGCCCCGCAGACAAGCGCCGCGCAGCCCGCACCCGATAACCCCTGCCCCCCGCACCCATCCGGGAATCTCAACCGCGGGAGCGTGTGGGTTCAACTCCCCCCTTGCGCACCACACACGAACGGCGGAATCCCAACGAAAACTGGGGTTCCGCCGTCGTCGTTCCCGGGGTGATGTACCAATCCGATGCGCCCTGCGCGCACCGCCCCGCCGGCGCGACCTAGTGCTGTGCCCACACCCCGAGCTCGTTGCCGCTGGGGTCGGTGAAGTGGAACCTGCGACCACCGGGGAAGGTATAAGGCTCCCGAAGGATCGCGCCACCGGCCGCGAGGATGGCACTCCGGGTGGCGTCCAGGTCCGCGGAGTAGAGCAGCACGAACGGCCCACCGAGCGGCCGCGGTTCCTCGGCCAGCAGGAGCCCCCCGACCTCGCTCCCGTCCCCGCGCGGGGAGGCGATCCCCGCGTAGCCGGGACCGTAGTCGACGAACACCCAGCCGAATGCGTCGGTGTAGAACCGCTTGGCGGCCTCGAGGTCGGTGACGACCAACTCGACGTAGTCGATGGAGTGGTGCAACGGTGAACTCGCCATTCGAACTCCCTTTTCGCGGATGGACACGTGACGGGGACGGAACCGGGCAACCCTGCGCCGGTTCCGCCCTCAGTCATAGCATCGGAGAGGTCGTGGCACGCCGTCGAGGCGCACAAATTTTAGTATTGCTCGAATGACACCCGCCCGAAGGTGTGGGGAAACCCCCACGGTGGCACGCCGCGGCCTAGGCTCGGGGTATGGCTACCCGCACCGTCATCGACACACTCTCCGACCTCAGTGGCGAGCCCGCCGAGCGCACGGTGACCTTCGCCGTCGGGAAGATCGCCTACGAGATCGACCTGACCGATCAGGAGGCGCGCGAGTTCCTCGAGGTGATGCAGCCGTACGTGAAGGCCGCCCGCAGCAACGGCCGTCGCTGACCGAGGCCGCCATGCGCGCGCACCTCGCGGGCATCGCCGCCGCGACGGCGCTCGTGGTGGCCGGATGCACGGGCTCCACCCCCGCGCAGACCACGAGCAGTGCCGGCGGCAGCGAGACAGCCCAGCGCCACCCCGACATCCTGGAGGTGGACCTGACCCGGACCGCACCGGAGACCTTCTCGGTCGCCGTGACAGTCTCCTCGCCCTACGACTCACCCTCCCGGTACGCCGACGGCTGGCGGGTGCTGGACGAGGACGGGGTCGTGCTCGGGGAGCACACCCTGACCCACGACCACGCCGGGGAACAGCCCTTCACCCGGACGCAGAGCGGCCTGACGATCCCCGACGACGTGGCCGAGGTCACCGTGGAAGGCCGGGATCAGGAGTACGGGTACGGAGGCGGGACGGTGACGGTCCCCGTCCCCCACGAGGCGACCTCCCCCTGACACCACCCCAGCCTTTGCGCTTACCTCACTCCTGCTGCGCCTTCACCCGGCTGCGTTCGCGCTGCCCGTGGGTCAGGCGGCGCACATCGGTGCTGTCGTCAAAGTTCGACCCGAGCGCCCCGGCCACCACGCCCATGGCCGCCGCCAGCACGGCGAGGCGGATGTAGGACGTCGCGGCCGGCACCTCACCCAGGACCTGCTCCATGAACGAGGCGTCGATCACCAGCAGCGCGGCCAGGAGGATGGCCACCACCATCACCGCGTACAGCGCCATGACGGCCAGCATGAGGGTCACCACGGTGGAGAGGTTGTACAGCAGCAGCACCGTGCTGCGGCGGGAGGTGACGGCCCTGTCCCACAGGCCGTTGGCCACGATGAGCCAGGTCACCATCACCAAGACGGCCATCACCGCAATCACACCGAGCCGCCACGGCGGAAGGCTGGAGGCCATCTGCCACGTCGAGCTGTAGAACACCCCGAACGCTCCCGTGGCCATCGCCGCCGCGAGCGCCCCGGACAGTCGTGGGATGGTCCGGGCGGGCTCGTTCGCCGCCACCATGCCCAGCACCAGGCGTGGGGCCCCGGTCAGGGTGTTGGCGCGCAGCATCGTGGAGCCGCGGTCCTCCCGGTCCCGCCACCCACTCCATCGCCGTTCGAAGTCCGAGGTGTCGGGGGCCGGTCGATCGGGCACGAGGCGGACCACGGTGGAGACCAGCACCTCTCGGATGCGGGTGTGCGTGGCCCAGGCGCCCAACGTGGGGCAGGAGACCACACCGACCCCCTCGGCCGGGAAGGCCTCGGCAATGAGGGGCTTGCCCTGTGAACGGCGCGGCACCTCGGTGAGCAGCAGCAGGGCGTCGCACCGTTCGTAGTGCTGGAGGAGCTCCTGTGCCGCGGGCGTATCGATGTCG
Protein-coding regions in this window:
- a CDS encoding IS481 family transposase, encoding MSHANARLTPAGRLTMVQRIGSGRAVAHVAAEMGVSRTTAWRWWRRFQTEGLPGLQDRSSVAHSHPGRTPACIETRIRIERLLSRRGPVWIARRLGLPASTVGRVLARHHTPRLSECDPLTGQVIRARRRSAQRYEHAYPGSLIHVDVKKLGRIPSGGGWRAHGRREQVRGRGNGYDYVHAAIDDHTRLAYAEIHPDENTATCAQFLTNAAAYFATHGITRIERVITDNALAYRRGTAFISAVAMLGAKQKFIRPHCPWTNGKVERLNRTLVTEWAYTQVWTSNTDRAAALPTWLEHYNLERPHLGIRGQRPIDRVNNPTGQYT
- a CDS encoding VOC family protein, with amino-acid sequence MASSPLHHSIDYVELVVTDLEAAKRFYTDAFGWVFVDYGPGYAGIASPRGDGSEVGGLLLAEEPRPLGGPFVLLYSADLDATRSAILAAGGAILREPYTFPGGRRFHFTDPSGNELGVWAQH
- the dcm gene encoding DNA (cytosine-5-)-methyltransferase, translating into MTEPTATYADLFAGIGGFAAVLQALGVHHAYAVEIDKAAATTYARNWGHDPLGDVTVDTADITTRVSAHTILTGGFPCQPFSKSGAQRGMDETRGTLFHDIMKIVQARRPPMILLENVRNLIGPRHAHEWALIIDLLREAGYQVSDQPAIVSPHQIKPEYGGAPQVRERVFITATLVPEGRVADPTVGPVTILDEARMDREWDLNLDLPLLTVDAQHDLTGTELSDSEVAWIDHWESWVQAVRVLYAAEADRDGAPAKRLPGFPIWAHVWTTSDRKRRALMAPGGVRVPAWKANFLTKNWDLYDGLRARGLGDWLDQWLRVTRTFPESRQKLEWQAQDTEHLWDCAMSLRPSGIRAKRMTHLPALVAITQTPILGPKRRRLAPREAARMQGLPDNYDFGGQRNAATFKQLGNGVNAGVVWNVLRAHVARDRDLLMANGAAKIVEAVDAGPDDLTHQIAQVLTNRKTHADADAKVGA
- a CDS encoding Lsr2 dimerization domain-containing protein, which codes for MATRTVIDTLSDLSGEPAERTVTFAVGKIAYEIDLTDQEAREFLEVMQPYVKAARSNGRR